One Fusobacterium ulcerans DNA segment encodes these proteins:
- a CDS encoding chromate transporter, protein MIYIQLFLSFFKIGMFSIGGGYAAMPLIQNEVVTIHSWLTMKEFADIITISQMTPGPIAINSATFVGIQIAGFPGAVIATLGCVTPSFIIVLSIAMVYFKYRKLTVINGILDGLRPAVVSLIASAGVSMVLLAFFGESEIEIGKIHLNYFSVFLFAVGMFFLRKFRLNPTYVMIGSGIVGGIVYGFMGGM, encoded by the coding sequence ATGATATATATACAATTATTTTTAAGTTTTTTCAAAATAGGAATGTTCAGTATAGGTGGTGGTTATGCAGCTATGCCTCTTATACAAAATGAAGTCGTCACTATTCATAGCTGGCTTACTATGAAAGAATTTGCAGATATAATAACTATTTCTCAAATGACACCTGGTCCAATCGCTATAAATAGTGCTACATTTGTTGGGATACAAATAGCAGGATTTCCGGGAGCTGTAATAGCAACATTAGGATGTGTAACTCCTTCATTTATAATCGTTTTATCAATAGCAATGGTATATTTCAAATATAGAAAATTGACTGTTATAAATGGAATTTTAGATGGATTGAGACCTGCTGTGGTTTCTTTGATAGCATCTGCTGGAGTATCAATGGTTTTGCTGGCTTTTTTTGGTGAAAGTGAAATAGAAATTGGAAAAATTCATTTGAATTATTTTTCTGTATTTTTATTTGCTGTGGGGATGTTTTTTTTAAGAAAATTTAGATTAAACCCAACTTATGTCATGATTGGAAGTGGTATTGTTGGAGGAATTGTATATGGTTTTATGGGAGGGATGTAA
- a CDS encoding toxin-antitoxin system YwqK family antitoxin — MKKLITAIIFLFGTLSYSETRIVFPGDIEKRRINGEVRVYVKEETEAFTGVLKKYSISGTATEYYFVDGLADGKVIDYYLNGRKAYERNLKQGLKDGPQIEYSYEGDKREEIYNMGVLEVIIEYYPNNIKKSESVYNKNRKKEGIELIYDLEGKIKEKILWKNGEIVRKS, encoded by the coding sequence ATGAAAAAGCTAATAACAGCAATAATATTTTTATTTGGAACATTATCTTATAGTGAAACTAGAATTGTTTTTCCAGGGGATATAGAAAAAAGAAGAATAAATGGAGAAGTAAGAGTTTATGTTAAAGAGGAAACAGAAGCATTTACTGGAGTACTTAAAAAATATTCTATCTCAGGCACAGCCACTGAATATTATTTTGTTGATGGATTAGCAGATGGGAAAGTGATAGATTATTACCTTAATGGAAGAAAGGCCTATGAAAGAAATTTAAAGCAAGGACTTAAAGATGGACCTCAAATAGAATATTCCTATGAGGGTGATAAAAGAGAGGAGATTTATAATATGGGAGTTTTAGAAGTGATTATTGAATATTACCCAAACAATATTAAAAAATCAGAATCTGTATATAATAAAAATAGAAAAAAAGAAGGAATAGAGTTAATATATGATTTAGAAGGAAAAATAAAAGAAAAAATTTTATGGAAGAATGGAGAAATCGTAAGAAAAAGTTAA
- a CDS encoding HAD-IIA family hydrolase: MKNKKLYLFDIDGTLILGNKPINGAEDIITEIRRKGKKFMLFTNNSSRTRLEYVEKFKKMNIEIFEEEIVTAGYMLGEYLIEKKTSPSVYLVGTKSLKKLLKDMGVKIVEEPQKINGKYDVDYVAVALDSELNYQKITTACELLSEGVEYVAANPDFVYPVEGGKFLPDCGSICKMLEYAVKRKPLFLGKPSREILDYCIKKNGVSKEETVIIGDRLYTDIACGYDNDCDTILVLTGESKREDIKDSPYKPDFVLESIKDIKI, encoded by the coding sequence ATGAAAAATAAAAAACTGTATTTATTTGATATTGATGGAACATTAATTTTAGGAAATAAACCTATAAATGGAGCAGAGGATATAATTACTGAGATAAGAAGAAAAGGGAAGAAATTCATGCTGTTTACAAACAATTCTTCAAGAACTAGATTAGAGTATGTGGAGAAATTTAAAAAGATGAACATTGAAATTTTTGAAGAGGAAATAGTCACTGCTGGATATATGCTTGGAGAATATCTTATAGAAAAAAAGACCAGCCCTTCTGTATATTTGGTGGGAACTAAATCTTTGAAAAAACTTTTAAAGGATATGGGAGTAAAAATAGTAGAGGAGCCTCAGAAGATTAATGGAAAGTATGATGTAGACTATGTAGCAGTTGCCTTAGACAGCGAACTTAATTATCAAAAGATAACAACAGCATGTGAACTGCTTAGTGAAGGAGTGGAATATGTAGCTGCCAATCCAGATTTTGTATATCCTGTAGAAGGAGGTAAATTTCTTCCTGATTGTGGATCTATATGTAAAATGCTGGAGTATGCAGTAAAAAGAAAACCTTTATTTCTAGGAAAACCTTCAAGAGAAATATTAGATTATTGCATTAAAAAAAATGGAGTGTCTAAAGAAGAAACTGTGATAATAGGAGATAGATTATACACTGACATAGCCTGTGGTTATGATAATGACTGCGACACTATACTGGTTTTGACTGGAGAGAGCAAAAGGGAAGATATAAAGGACAGCCCATATAAACCTGATTTTGTATTAGAAAGCATAAAAGATATAAAAATATAA
- a CDS encoding alanyl-tRNA editing protein, with protein sequence MKVEVLSCEKIKEGYIVKLKDGNEPFYIDGKGGQLGDRGTIGESIVLEVKDGSILVDKEVALGEQECSINMERRKDIASQHTAQHLFSALAYNDYQLNTMGFRMAEEYTTVDLDSNTITEETIKELENKANEVIRRAIELKIYTLNHEEAMKIEGLRKAIKDKVTGDVRFVEIPDTDLGACAGFHVENTKDIKLFKILSHEKIKGNYTRFFFIAGDRALKDYAFKHELSKELCHIFSCKDHEILTMLNKSLDEKKKIETEMKMIASEFSELLGEKLMKEAEEINGYKFIIYVGDKTTVQYLPRHINPEEYLLITGSEDSYSIISNKINCKDFLKELTSASNNIKGGGNQIKGNFKGKISKEELKKQLETFLNKL encoded by the coding sequence ATGAAAGTAGAAGTTTTAAGTTGTGAAAAAATTAAAGAAGGATATATAGTAAAATTAAAAGATGGAAATGAACCTTTTTACATAGATGGAAAAGGGGGACAATTAGGAGATAGAGGAACAATAGGAGAGAGCATTGTTCTTGAAGTGAAAGATGGAAGTATACTGGTTGATAAAGAAGTAGCTCTAGGAGAGCAGGAATGCAGTATAAATATGGAAAGAAGAAAAGATATAGCTTCTCAACATACAGCTCAGCATCTTTTTTCTGCTTTGGCATACAATGATTATCAATTGAATACTATGGGATTTAGAATGGCTGAAGAATATACAACAGTAGATTTAGATTCTAATACAATAACAGAGGAAACTATAAAAGAACTGGAAAATAAAGCTAATGAGGTTATAAGAAGAGCGATAGAATTGAAAATATATACACTTAATCATGAAGAGGCTATGAAAATAGAGGGATTGAGAAAGGCTATCAAAGATAAAGTAACTGGAGATGTAAGATTTGTAGAGATACCAGATACTGATTTAGGAGCTTGTGCTGGGTTTCATGTGGAAAATACCAAAGATATAAAATTATTCAAAATATTATCTCATGAAAAAATAAAGGGAAATTATACAAGATTCTTCTTTATAGCTGGAGACAGAGCTTTAAAAGATTATGCTTTTAAACATGAATTATCAAAAGAGCTATGTCATATATTCAGTTGTAAGGATCACGAAATTCTTACAATGCTGAATAAAAGTTTAGATGAAAAGAAAAAAATAGAAACAGAAATGAAAATGATTGCTTCTGAATTTTCTGAGCTTTTAGGAGAGAAATTAATGAAGGAAGCAGAGGAAATAAATGGTTATAAGTTTATCATATATGTGGGAGATAAAACAACAGTACAATATTTGCCAAGACATATAAATCCAGAAGAGTATTTATTGATAACTGGAAGTGAGGACAGTTATTCAATTATTTCTAATAAAATTAACTGTAAAGATTTTCTGAAAGAATTGACTTCTGCCAGTAATAATATTAAAGGTGGAGGAAATCAAATAAAGGGAAATTTTAAAGGAAAAATATCAAAAGAGGAATTAAAAAAACAACTTGAAACTTTTCTTAATAAGTTGTAA
- a CDS encoding YoaK family protein: protein MKVLNKMLLNWIYMLCFLGGYINAICIVKYSYTVSHFTGNISKAAINISQGNFSEVFKVLTILIAFVIGTTISGSLVDGREFNLKRRYGYASIILGTGLLVLYSFLYDTLPFFYYLPFMVGVENGLFISYKGVVVRTSHITGSLTDMGVYIGHCIKGKTEDKWKVYFCLFTILAFMAGGFFGIEAFYIFKKEAFLIAAFLYIGVGLTYFTIRQRYQKVIGYPDLKLY, encoded by the coding sequence ATGAAGGTATTAAACAAAATGTTGCTCAATTGGATTTATATGCTTTGTTTCTTGGGTGGGTATATTAATGCTATCTGTATTGTAAAATATTCCTATACAGTTTCACATTTTACAGGAAATATTTCTAAAGCTGCTATCAATATTTCTCAGGGAAACTTTAGTGAAGTATTTAAAGTACTGACTATTTTAATAGCTTTTGTTATTGGAACTACTATTTCTGGCTCACTTGTAGATGGGAGGGAATTTAATCTCAAAAGACGTTACGGATATGCTTCAATAATTTTAGGAACTGGGCTTTTGGTTTTATATTCATTTCTCTATGATACTCTTCCATTTTTTTACTATCTGCCATTTATGGTTGGAGTAGAAAATGGGTTATTTATCTCATATAAAGGAGTAGTAGTAAGAACTTCACACATCACAGGAAGTCTCACAGACATGGGAGTATATATAGGACATTGTATCAAGGGAAAAACTGAAGATAAGTGGAAAGTATATTTTTGCTTATTTACTATTCTGGCTTTTATGGCTGGAGGTTTTTTTGGAATAGAGGCTTTCTATATATTTAAAAAAGAAGCTTTTCTCATTGCAGCTTTCTTATATATTGGTGTGGGATTGACTTATTTTACAATCAGACAGAGATATCAAAAAGTAATAGGATACCCTGATTTAAAATTATATTGA
- the rlmN gene encoding 23S rRNA (adenine(2503)-C(2))-methyltransferase RlmN, translating to MMSEKINLLNLNQQELEELVISLGMKKFYGKQIFNWLHQKIVRDLNEITNLSLKDRELLSEKAYIPFLNLLKQQVSKIDKTEKFLFKLEDGNTIETVLLRHKDKRNTLCISSQVGCPVKCAFCATGQDGFVRNLDVNEIINQVYTVERRLTKQGSNINNIVFMGMGEPLLNLSNVLKALDILSNENGINISKRKITISTSGIVPNIEKILLEKLPIELAISLHSAINAKRDMIIPVNRSYPLEDLYAILQEYQRQTKRRISFEYIMINDFNVSDIDANALADFVHEFDHVVNLIPYNPVAGTEFERPSEKKIEKFFTFLKDVRKVNVTLRREKGTDIDGACGQLRQKAPKK from the coding sequence ATAATGTCAGAAAAAATTAATTTATTAAATTTAAATCAACAAGAGTTAGAGGAATTGGTAATTTCTCTTGGAATGAAAAAATTCTATGGAAAGCAAATATTTAATTGGCTTCATCAAAAAATAGTAAGAGACCTTAATGAGATAACAAATCTTTCACTTAAAGATAGAGAGCTTTTATCTGAAAAAGCTTATATACCATTTTTAAATCTTTTAAAACAGCAAGTGTCTAAAATTGATAAGACAGAAAAATTTCTTTTTAAATTAGAAGATGGAAATACAATTGAAACTGTACTTTTAAGACACAAAGATAAAAGAAATACTTTGTGTATATCATCACAGGTAGGATGTCCTGTAAAGTGTGCTTTCTGTGCAACTGGACAAGATGGGTTTGTGAGAAATCTTGATGTAAATGAAATAATCAATCAAGTTTATACTGTAGAAAGAAGACTTACAAAACAAGGAAGCAATATAAATAATATAGTTTTCATGGGAATGGGAGAGCCTTTGCTTAACCTTTCAAATGTATTGAAAGCTCTGGATATACTTTCTAATGAAAATGGAATAAATATTTCTAAGAGAAAAATAACTATTTCTACATCAGGAATAGTACCTAATATAGAAAAAATATTACTGGAAAAACTTCCAATTGAACTGGCTATATCTCTTCATAGTGCAATAAATGCAAAAAGAGATATGATAATACCTGTAAACAGAAGTTATCCTCTTGAGGATCTTTATGCAATATTACAGGAATATCAAAGACAGACTAAACGTAGAATAAGTTTTGAGTATATTATGATCAATGATTTCAATGTATCAGATATAGATGCTAATGCACTGGCTGATTTTGTACATGAATTTGATCATGTGGTAAATCTTATCCCATATAATCCTGTGGCTGGAACAGAATTTGAAAGACCTTCTGAAAAGAAAATAGAAAAGTTCTTTACTTTCTTAAAAGATGTAAGAAAAGTAAATGTCACATTGAGAAGAGAAAAAGGGACTGATATAGATGGTGCTTGCGGTCAGCTGAGACAAAAAGCTCCTAAGAAATAG
- a CDS encoding chromate transporter, whose protein sequence is MSTKNQEKNFYRKLFLSTFYISSFTFGGGFVIIPLMRKKFVEEYKWMKDTQMLDLIAIAQSSPGAIAVNASIIIGYRLSGIMGAVIATVATVLPPLIILSVISLFYLAFKENLIVNAVMKGMQAGVAAVIIDVVYSMASQVVKSKKLLPISMMILVFIATYFLKINIILIIIVCGIVGAIHSNFRLKRGK, encoded by the coding sequence ATGTCTACCAAAAATCAGGAAAAAAATTTTTATCGAAAATTATTTTTATCAACATTTTACATTAGTAGTTTCACCTTTGGGGGAGGATTTGTAATAATTCCCCTGATGAGAAAAAAATTTGTTGAGGAATACAAGTGGATGAAGGATACTCAAATGCTTGATCTAATAGCAATAGCACAGTCTTCTCCAGGAGCAATAGCTGTAAATGCTTCAATAATAATAGGTTATCGTCTCAGCGGAATTATGGGGGCAGTAATTGCCACAGTTGCCACAGTTTTACCTCCATTAATAATCCTTTCAGTAATCTCCCTCTTCTATTTAGCCTTCAAAGAAAATCTAATTGTAAATGCAGTGATGAAAGGCATGCAGGCTGGAGTAGCAGCAGTAATTATTGATGTTGTCTATTCAATGGCTTCACAAGTAGTAAAATCAAAAAAACTTCTTCCTATCAGTATGATGATATTAGTTTTTATTGCGACTTATTTTCTTAAAATAAATATAATTCTAATTATAATAGTTTGTGGAATTGTTGGTGCTATTCATAGTAATTTCAGATTAAAAAGGGGAAAATAA
- a CDS encoding GAF domain-containing protein: MAFNITLYKDLSFKEKYSAFLEELEGYLSKESDPIANLANASAFISAFFDDINWSGFYLLKNNELVLGPFCGMPATTRIQIGSGVCGTAVERKEKIVVENVCEFPGHITCDVRSKSEVVIPLIKNKNIYGVLDIDSAVYSRFSLEEVEILEKAIDIINKYTDYEKITY, encoded by the coding sequence ATGGCTTTTAATATAACTTTGTATAAAGATTTAAGCTTCAAAGAAAAATATTCAGCTTTTTTAGAGGAGCTTGAAGGTTATCTTTCAAAAGAAAGTGATCCCATTGCTAATCTTGCCAATGCTTCAGCATTTATTTCAGCATTTTTTGATGATATAAACTGGAGTGGATTCTATCTTCTAAAAAATAATGAACTGGTTCTAGGACCATTTTGCGGAATGCCTGCTACAACAAGAATTCAAATAGGCAGTGGTGTATGTGGAACTGCTGTGGAAAGAAAAGAAAAAATAGTAGTAGAAAATGTATGTGAATTTCCTGGGCATATTACTTGTGATGTAAGATCAAAATCCGAAGTTGTTATCCCTCTTATTAAAAATAAAAATATATATGGAGTACTGGATATTGACAGTGCTGTTTATTCAAGATTTTCTTTAGAAGAGGTAGAAATTTTAGAAAAAGCCATAGATATTATTAATAAATATACTGATTATGAAAAAATAACTTATTAA
- a CDS encoding toxin-antitoxin system YwqK family antitoxin yields MKKSLVLLSLVILLFGCGGMKEVDISKKEEKNGIVYVENQKKPFTGKIISKYENGQIKMESQYKDGKLEGTVKEYYEDGQVHNEWNYKDNHLDGEQRKYYENGQLSTEKYYKDNKVEGIFKEYYEDGKIKSETEYKKGKKDGIYKLYIENGNLKYETNFKNGKIEGIFKEYHENGNISVEANIKNEKKDGIYKKYYENGNLNIETNMEENKIKGAYKVYYENGQLYSETKYKDGKQEGIYRQYYNNGQLNIETSYNDGKKDGSYKSYYVTGEIADESHYKNGKLEGSHKEYYKNGQLIFEKNYKNGKTEGTVTFYTSSGKEEKKVKYKNDEIIKVIK; encoded by the coding sequence ATGAAAAAAAGCTTAGTACTGCTATCTTTAGTGATTCTTTTATTTGGATGTGGAGGAATGAAAGAAGTAGACATATCTAAAAAAGAGGAAAAAAATGGAATAGTATATGTTGAAAATCAAAAAAAACCATTTACAGGAAAAATTATATCAAAATATGAAAATGGTCAAATAAAAATGGAATCTCAATATAAAGATGGGAAACTTGAAGGTACAGTAAAAGAGTACTATGAAGATGGGCAGGTTCACAACGAATGGAATTATAAAGATAATCATTTAGATGGTGAACAGAGAAAATATTATGAGAACGGGCAACTCTCTACAGAGAAATACTACAAAGATAATAAAGTTGAAGGAATATTCAAAGAATATTATGAAGATGGAAAAATCAAAAGTGAGACTGAATATAAAAAAGGGAAAAAAGATGGAATTTATAAATTGTATATAGAGAATGGAAATTTAAAATATGAAACAAATTTTAAAAATGGAAAAATAGAAGGAATTTTTAAAGAATACCATGAAAATGGAAATATAAGTGTTGAAGCTAATATAAAAAATGAAAAAAAAGATGGAATATATAAAAAATATTATGAAAATGGAAATTTGAATATTGAAACTAATATGGAAGAAAACAAGATAAAAGGGGCATATAAAGTTTATTATGAAAATGGACAGCTTTACAGTGAGACAAAATATAAAGATGGAAAACAAGAAGGAATATATAGACAGTATTATAATAACGGGCAATTAAATATAGAAACTTCATATAATGATGGAAAAAAAGATGGAAGCTATAAGAGTTATTATGTAACAGGAGAAATAGCAGATGAAAGTCATTATAAAAATGGTAAATTAGAAGGAAGCCATAAGGAATACTATAAAAATGGGCAGCTTATATTTGAAAAAAATTATAAAAATGGAAAAACTGAAGGAACTGTAACTTTCTACACTTCCAGTGGAAAAGAAGAGAAGAAAGTAAAATACAAAAATGATGAGATTATAAAAGTAATAAAATAA
- a CDS encoding RluA family pseudouridine synthase, with translation MINKSKKNTVFKVTEKNELMNFLIEKMPEKSRTSIKSLLTKRKVFVGNDVVSQYNHPLLPGQTVTVDWGKVTIDTTMKGVSIIYEDDDVLVVEKESGILSIATDNEREKTAYNMLKEYLKNKDPKNKIFVVHRLDRDTSGIMIFAKTEKAQDILQTTWNDSVKERTYVALVEGVVYKEKDTIISYLQENKAFITYSSQNPKEGKKAISHYKVLKKNKNYSLLEVNIETGRKNQIRVHMQDLGHSVVGDKKYGSGKSPINRLGLHANTIVFVHPITKKVLHFSSKIPAVFTKIFN, from the coding sequence ATGATAAACAAAAGTAAAAAAAATACTGTATTTAAAGTTACAGAAAAAAATGAGTTAATGAACTTTTTAATAGAAAAAATGCCTGAAAAAAGTCGTACAAGTATAAAATCTCTTCTTACTAAAAGAAAAGTTTTTGTAGGAAATGATGTAGTTTCTCAATACAATCATCCACTTCTTCCAGGACAAACAGTCACAGTTGATTGGGGAAAAGTAACTATTGATACAACTATGAAGGGAGTGTCTATCATTTATGAAGATGATGATGTTTTGGTTGTAGAAAAAGAAAGTGGAATTCTTTCAATTGCTACTGACAATGAAAGAGAAAAAACTGCATATAATATGCTGAAAGAATATTTAAAAAACAAAGATCCTAAAAACAAAATTTTTGTTGTACACCGTTTAGATAGAGATACTTCTGGAATTATGATATTTGCTAAAACAGAAAAAGCTCAGGATATACTTCAAACTACATGGAACGATTCTGTAAAAGAAAGAACTTATGTAGCATTAGTTGAAGGTGTTGTTTATAAAGAAAAAGATACTATAATATCTTATTTACAAGAAAACAAAGCTTTTATAACTTATTCAAGTCAAAATCCTAAAGAGGGTAAAAAAGCAATTTCTCACTATAAAGTTTTGAAAAAAAATAAAAACTATTCACTTCTTGAAGTAAATATAGAGACTGGAAGAAAAAATCAGATTCGTGTACATATGCAGGATCTTGGACATAGTGTAGTTGGAGATAAAAAATATGGTTCTGGTAAAAGCCCTATCAACCGTTTAGGACTGCATGCTAATACTATTGTTTTTGTTCATCCTATTACTAAAAAAGTGTTACATTTCTCAAGTAAGATTCCTGCGGTTTTTACAAAAATATTTAATTAA
- a CDS encoding transglycosylase domain-containing protein: MKILVKRIIKIMIVLFIVGSIASVGVVLGVINKYSKELPDIVTLIEDYAPSLPTVLYDRNGEVIDTIYRESRDTVKLKEVPIYSRNAFLAIEDKQFYSHHGIHMKRLIGAIVANIRSGRAVQGASSITQQLAKNAFLSHERKLSRKIKEAIITFEIERRYTKDEIFEKYLNEIYFGAGSYGIKTAAKQLYRKDISEINIAESALLAGIPNRPEKYNPRRNLEASLKRANLILSEMYKDKLITKEEYEQAKNRKFINEDKLPEDFKMDDNTTIIYNKKSDVAINYPDFSNMVEEFLVDKFGENMVYTGGLKVHTTLDLEMQKVAKETFENYEFFKKNDELQGGMATIDPNNGHVISLIGGRGFKSGNFNRATMARRQLGSSFKPFLYFTAIENGMEMNSVVEDSFISFGSWTPKNYGSRYSNNVTLLNALDRSLNIVSIKLLQKIGTKTFKENVAKFDPSLNIPDDLTASLGSFENTPLQHAIDYAIFSNGGYVVEPITVIDVEDRYGNPIYQNTPKKEKVFDSIDTSIITFMLKSSVQYGSSNRASVYTKDKKRIEQGGKTGTVNDNRTIWFAGITPDYVTTIYIGYDDNRAIKGNVTGGTGVAPLWAKYYQTLIDKGLYAPGTFSFLENHLKNGDFNLQTLTVNNGLISGAGREFLVRKGKLQMESEMKYANGIAGIFGELKKENGTDGSGGYNPVIEKTNNNIAPENTTSNDSLFKRLLGN; encoded by the coding sequence ATGAAAATACTTGTAAAAAGAATAATAAAAATAATGATAGTTTTATTTATTGTTGGAAGTATTGCATCTGTGGGAGTAGTTTTAGGAGTTATAAATAAATATTCCAAAGAACTTCCTGATATAGTGACTTTAATAGAAGATTATGCTCCATCTCTTCCAACTGTGTTATATGATAGAAATGGTGAAGTAATTGATACTATATACAGAGAATCAAGAGACACAGTAAAACTAAAAGAAGTTCCTATTTATAGTAGAAATGCTTTTTTAGCAATAGAAGATAAGCAGTTTTATTCACATCATGGAATACATATGAAGAGATTGATAGGAGCTATTGTAGCAAATATTCGTAGTGGCCGTGCTGTGCAGGGTGCCAGTTCAATAACTCAACAGCTTGCAAAAAATGCCTTTCTTTCTCATGAGAGAAAACTTTCAAGAAAAATAAAAGAAGCTATAATAACATTTGAAATAGAAAGAAGATATACTAAAGATGAGATATTTGAAAAATATTTAAATGAGATATATTTTGGAGCTGGATCTTATGGAATAAAAACAGCAGCCAAGCAGTTATACAGAAAAGATATATCAGAAATAAATATAGCTGAATCTGCTCTTTTAGCAGGGATACCTAACAGACCTGAAAAATATAATCCTAGAAGAAATCTAGAGGCTTCATTAAAGAGAGCTAATCTGATTTTGTCTGAAATGTATAAAGATAAGCTTATAACAAAAGAAGAATATGAGCAGGCTAAAAACCGTAAATTTATAAACGAAGATAAACTTCCAGAAGATTTTAAAATGGATGATAATACAACAATTATATATAACAAAAAAAGTGATGTAGCAATCAATTATCCTGATTTTTCAAACATGGTGGAAGAATTCCTTGTGGATAAATTTGGAGAAAATATGGTATATACTGGAGGATTGAAAGTACATACTACTCTTGATTTAGAAATGCAGAAAGTTGCAAAGGAAACATTTGAAAATTATGAGTTTTTTAAAAAGAATGATGAACTGCAAGGTGGAATGGCAACTATAGATCCAAATAATGGGCATGTAATATCTCTTATTGGTGGTAGAGGATTTAAATCTGGAAACTTCAACAGGGCAACTATGGCAAGAAGACAGCTAGGATCTTCATTTAAACCATTTTTGTATTTTACAGCTATAGAAAATGGAATGGAAATGAATTCAGTAGTAGAAGATTCATTTATCTCATTTGGAAGCTGGACACCAAAGAACTATGGAAGCAGATATTCAAATAATGTTACTCTGCTTAATGCCTTAGATAGATCATTAAATATAGTTTCTATAAAATTACTTCAAAAAATAGGAACAAAAACATTTAAAGAAAATGTTGCAAAATTTGATCCTAGTTTAAATATACCTGATGATTTGACTGCTTCACTAGGTTCATTTGAAAATACGCCATTGCAGCATGCCATAGATTATGCAATATTCTCAAATGGTGGATATGTAGTAGAACCTATAACAGTTATAGATGTAGAAGATAGATATGGAAATCCTATTTATCAAAATACTCCTAAAAAAGAAAAGGTATTTGACAGTATTGATACAAGTATAATAACTTTTATGCTGAAAAGTTCTGTACAATATGGAAGTTCTAACAGAGCCTCTGTATATACTAAAGATAAAAAAAGAATAGAACAGGGAGGAAAAACAGGAACTGTAAATGATAATAGAACTATATGGTTTGCTGGAATAACTCCTGATTATGTAACAACTATCTATATAGGTTATGATGATAACAGAGCTATAAAGGGAAATGTTACTGGAGGAACTGGAGTGGCTCCTCTATGGGCAAAATATTATCAGACTTTGATAGATAAAGGACTGTATGCTCCTGGTACTTTCTCTTTCCTTGAAAACCATTTAAAAAATGGAGATTTTAATTTGCAGACGCTGACTGTAAATAATGGGCTTATTTCTGGAGCAGGAAGAGAATTTCTTGTAAGAAAAGGTAAATTGCAGATGGAAAGTGAAATGAAGTATGCAAATGGAATAGCAGGAATATTTGGAGAATTAAAGAAAGAAAATGGAACAGATGGAAGCGGAGGATATAATCCAGTTATTGAAAAAACAAATAATAATATAGCTCCTGAAAATACAACTTCAAATGATTCTTTATTCAAAAGACTTTTAGGTAATTAA
- a CDS encoding nitroreductase family protein translates to MSEISKTLLEKSKKRRTYREFLEEPVDIEIIKDCIMTAATAPSGADKQPWHFSIVVDPAMKKKIREESEKIEKEFYESKITKEWQEDLNKLTLTWEKPFLTQAPCLIVIFKEFYKELENGIIDKNYYVNESIGISIGFLINALHNAGYASLTYTPAPVMFLRDLLKRPSGKTPVMVLVVGKPGPNYSLPVLTKKTFDEIAEII, encoded by the coding sequence ATGTCAGAAATTTCAAAAACGTTATTAGAGAAGTCAAAGAAACGTCGTACTTATCGTGAATTTTTAGAAGAACCTGTAGATATTGAAATAATCAAAGATTGTATCATGACTGCTGCTACTGCTCCAAGCGGTGCTGACAAACAGCCATGGCACTTCTCTATTGTTGTTGACCCTGCTATGAAAAAGAAGATAAGAGAAGAAAGCGAAAAAATAGAAAAAGAGTTTTATGAATCAAAAATCACTAAAGAATGGCAGGAAGATTTAAATAAATTGACACTTACTTGGGAGAAGCCTTTTCTTACTCAGGCACCTTGCCTTATTGTAATATTTAAAGAATTTTATAAGGAACTGGAAAATGGAATTATTGATAAAAATTATTACGTTAATGAATCTATTGGTATTTCTATTGGTTTTCTTATCAATGCACTTCATAATGCTGGATATGCAAGCCTTACATATACTCCAGCACCTGTAATGTTTTTGAGAGATTTATTAAAAAGACCATCTGGAAAGACTCCTGTAATGGTATTGGTTGTTGGAAAACCAGGCCCAAATTATTCTCTTCCTGTTTTAACTAAAAAAACTTTTGATGAAATAGCTGAAATAATTTAA